One region of Nycticebus coucang isolate mNycCou1 chromosome 10, mNycCou1.pri, whole genome shotgun sequence genomic DNA includes:
- the ZNF580 gene encoding zinc finger protein 580, which translates to MLLLPPRPPHPRSSSPEAMDPPPPKAPPFPKAEGPSSTPSSAAGPRPPRLGRHLLIDANGVPYTYTVQLEEEPRGPPQREAPPGEPGPRKGYSCPECARVFASPLRLQSHRVSHSDLKPFTCGACGKAFKRSSHLSRHRATHRARAGPPHTCPLCPRRFQDAAELAQHVRLH; encoded by the coding sequence ATGCTGCTTCTGCCGCCGCGGCCACCCCACCCTCGGTCCTCCTCTCCAGAGGCCATGGACCCACCGCCCCCCAAGGCGCCCCCTTTCCCCAAGGCGGAAGGCCCCTCTTCCACTCCTTCCTCGGCGGCAGGGCCCCGACCCCCGCGGCTGGGCCGCCACCTACTCATCGACGCCAACGGGGTCCCCTACACATATACGGTGCAGCTGGAGGAGGAGCCCCGGGGCCCGCCCCAGCGCGAGGCACCCCCAGGAGAGCCCGGCCCACGCAAGGGCTACAGCTGCCCGGAGTGCGCCCGTGTCTTTGCCAGCCCTCTGCGGCTGCAGAGCCACCGCGTGTCGCACTCGGACCTCAAGCCCTTCacgtgtggcgcctgtggcaagGCCTTCAAGCGCTCCAGCCACCTGTCGCGGCACCGCGCCACGCACCGTGCCCGCGCTGGCCCACCGCACACCTGCCCGCTCTGCCCACGCCGCTTCCAGGATGCCGCGGAGCTAGCGCAACACGTGCGCCTCCACTAA